From the genome of Arthrobacter alpinus, one region includes:
- the secE gene encoding preprotein translocase subunit SecE has product MSEALVTDTSASNSKGRSAKKTNKSSGPGFFARIAIFLRQVIGEMKKVVTPTRKELINMTAVVLVFVVIVMAIVTVLDLGFGKAVLWVFGGNVSGEQ; this is encoded by the coding sequence TTGAGTGAGGCACTGGTGACCGATACTTCGGCAAGCAACTCCAAGGGCCGCTCTGCAAAGAAGACTAACAAGTCCTCAGGACCTGGTTTCTTCGCTCGCATTGCGATCTTCCTCCGCCAAGTCATTGGTGAGATGAAAAAGGTTGTCACCCCCACTCGCAAAGAGTTGATCAACATGACCGCCGTCGTGCTGGTATTCGTGGTCATCGTTATGGCGATTGTCACCGTGTTGGATCTGGGTTTCGGCAAGGCCGTGCTTTGGGTCTTCGGCGGCAACGTCAGTGGCGAGCAGTAG